The Enterobacter asburiae genome window below encodes:
- a CDS encoding potassium channel family protein, translated as MQLLSIIILLTLTVVIHSLWMFGVLKFIRLEVDSAVRIVLRNVGIVISMIFAHLLEAGLFAAFYFVIDAFNDWNTSFYFSLVSYATVGYGDVTLPQHWRLIGGVEGLVGALMVGWSVAVLVAVLQRLRGMSA; from the coding sequence ATGCAGCTACTCAGTATTATTATTTTGCTTACCCTAACCGTGGTGATCCATTCGCTGTGGATGTTTGGCGTTTTAAAATTCATTAGGTTAGAAGTCGATTCTGCGGTACGCATCGTGTTACGCAACGTCGGTATCGTGATCTCCATGATCTTTGCCCACCTCCTTGAGGCCGGACTGTTTGCTGCGTTTTATTTTGTCATCGACGCGTTTAATGACTGGAACACCAGCTTCTATTTTTCACTGGTCAGCTACGCGACGGTAGGATACGGCGACGTCACGTTACCCCAGCACTGGCGGCTCATCGGCGGTGTGGAAGGGCTGGTGGGCGCGTTGATGGTGGGCTGGTCCGTGGCGGTTCTGGTGGCGGTGCTGCAGCGTTTGCGCGGCATGAGCGCCTAA
- a CDS encoding IclR family transcriptional regulator, which translates to MGNEGVVAVEKALALLDCFRPGDESLTLTALAQLSGYHKTTVYRLMNSLERMNYVVRHEDGNYALGPRLLYLGKLYEQSFHLSRVVQPELQALSLASQESASWYVLEGGQRLCLFRAEASHGLRHSNLPGSQFPLDNSAISKVLRHWGLNESLPEEDAELPFYTSGARDPHTAAFAMPVFGVHDKLVAALALTGPISRLTEDRREKEIGQLMKAAASRLSQKMGASKPFCQQFFGETSDAAEENL; encoded by the coding sequence ATGGGGAATGAAGGCGTTGTAGCGGTTGAAAAAGCGCTGGCTTTACTGGATTGCTTCCGTCCTGGAGATGAGAGCCTGACGCTGACCGCGCTGGCACAGCTGTCGGGTTATCACAAAACCACGGTTTACCGCTTGATGAATTCTCTTGAACGGATGAATTACGTCGTCAGGCATGAAGACGGCAATTATGCGCTGGGCCCACGTCTGCTTTACCTCGGCAAGCTGTATGAACAATCTTTCCATCTTTCCCGGGTGGTTCAGCCAGAGCTTCAGGCCTTATCCCTGGCGTCTCAGGAGAGTGCCAGCTGGTATGTGCTGGAGGGAGGGCAGCGGCTTTGCCTGTTTCGCGCTGAAGCGTCGCATGGCCTGCGACACAGCAATCTTCCCGGCAGCCAGTTCCCGCTCGATAATTCGGCCATCAGTAAGGTATTGCGTCATTGGGGGCTCAATGAAAGCCTGCCGGAGGAAGACGCTGAACTCCCATTCTACACGTCAGGCGCGCGCGATCCCCACACCGCTGCGTTTGCGATGCCTGTCTTCGGCGTTCACGACAAGCTGGTTGCGGCGTTAGCCCTGACCGGCCCCATCTCGCGGCTGACGGAAGATCGTCGTGAGAAGGAGATAGGGCAGTTGATGAAGGCGGCCGCAAGCCGTCTGTCGCAGAAAATGGGCGCCAGTAAGCCCTTCTGTCAGCAGTTCTTTGGTGAAACGAGCGACGCGGCGGAAGAAAATCTTTAA